From the Candidatus Zixiibacteriota bacterium genome, the window ATACGACTTTCTCAGGAGCAAGACAATCAGCAACCGGGTCAATATCGTGAAGAAGTTGCACTGCTGGAGTGGGTCATTGTACTGGGTGCCGGTCGGCCCAAATCGCGGTTTTGGCTTCAAGCTGTTTGTCACCGAGATGCCCGAGATCAAGATCGACAACGGTCACGACAGCTTCACCTCCGGCCTTCAGTCTTTCCGGTAGACCCCAAAAACGCAAAAAAACCCGGAAAAAGGGGGTTTTCAGCGTTGTTTTATGTTGACAGGCTATATGGAGCGGTGTTTTCTGATGAAGCAACAATTAGTAACCGATAAACCCTTTACCGACCCATGGAGGGGTAGAGAGATGACGAAAGATGAAATGATCGCCTTAATGGCGACCGAATCAGGGATCAACAAACGCCAGGCCGGGCAGGCCCTGCAGGCGTTCATGTCGGGTGTTACCGGCCAACTCAAGAAGGGCCAGAAGGTCAGCTTTGCTGGTTTTGGAACCTTCACGATCTCCAAACGCAAGGCTCGCACTGGTCGTAATCCGCAAACCGGCGCCGCGATCAACATTCCGGCCACCAAGGTTCCCGTGTTCAGAGCGGGGAAACATCTGAAACTGGCCGTCAAAAAGTAAAGATACGTTCGTGGATCGCAAACGGCAGGGATGCATTTCTCTGCCGTTTTTATTATTGCCCGAAATCGCCGCACTGACGACCTTGCACAACGACTATGGCACGAAGAAAAAAGAAAAAATCGACTGACCGCAGGAAGACAGCGCTGGGTGTCTTGTTGCTGCTTTTGGCCGCCCTACTGACCATTTCACTGGTAACGCACGAGCGTTTGGACGATCTTCGTATCACCGGCCAAGTTGATCGGCATCTCAGCCCCTTTGAGCTTGAGTTCCGCAATCAGGGCGGCATGATGGGGGCGTATTTGGCTTATATCACCACTACGCTGGTCGGTTGGCTCGCCTTTTTCCTGCCCCTGGGCCTGGTTTTCTTGTCGCTACGCTTGCTGACCACCAGAATAGCCGAACGATATGAGCTAAACAGCTTTTTACTATTCGTGATCTCACTGCTGGGCTCGATGATCTACAATATCCATCTGGTGATCGAACGCAGCCTGATGATACCTGACGACACGATTGGTGGCTATATGGCCGAGAGGCTCACCCAACTATTTGTGCGACTGGTTGGTCCCATGGGATCGTATGTGATGTTAGGTGGGTTCGGACTGATTTTGTTGGTCCTCTACACTTCAATCACTCCTTTACTTGCTGTCCATTTATCTTTGCCGGGTAGTACGTTACTCAAGCGCGTGTACGGTGCAATCAGAGGTCCGGTAGCAACGGTGTTGAGCTTTGGATGGTTGACGAAGCTTCTGCCGCACGGAGCAGATCAGCCCGACGAGTACGATAAACCTGAAGCTCACCATGAAGAGAGTCGGTCCCGCGATGCTGTACATGTTGATCATGAGCAATCGTCCGATCAACTGCCGGTTGAGTCACCCGTCGAGGCAAACGAGAAACCGGCCAAAGCCAGCCGAGGAACCGGCGCCACCAAGCCACCCGAACAAGTTCAGCTGAAATCGGTCGAGTACAACTATCCCTCCGTTGACTTGCTGAATGTGAACCCGCAGACATCGGCTGCAGTCAACGACGATGAACTTCAGATGACGGCGCGAATGCTCAAAGACACCCTTGAGACGTTTGGTGTCGGGATCGAGGGCACAATCGAACGTTTCCCCGGGCCGGTCATCACGCGCTACGAATTCAAGCCGGCCGCCGGCGTCAAGGTCAACCAAATCGTGAATCTGTCCGACGATCTGGCCCTGGCCCTGAAAGCGCAGCGTATTCGAATCATTGCACCCATTCCGGGCAAGGCGGCCGTTGGTGTGGAGATTCCCAATCGTTCACCCCAGATGGTGTACTTGCGAGAGGTTCTTGCCTCGCCTAACTTCAGCGATGCCGACAACATTCTGCCCGTCGCTCTGGGCAAAAGCACTTCCGGTAAACCGTATGTGGCTGATCTGACCAAGATGCCGCACCTATTGATCGCCGGTGCGACCGGAGCGGGAAAGTCGGTCTGTATGAATGTTCTGATAACGTCCTTGCTCTATCGGTTGCATCCACATCAGGTTCGCTTTGTCCTGATCGATCCTAAGATGTTGGAACTGTCGGTTTATTCAGGCATCCCCCACCTTGGTCGACCGGTGGTGACAAAGCCGAAGCGGGCTGAGAAAGTACTGACCGACGCCGTAACCGAGATGGAGAAACGGTATCGAAAGCTGGCCGAAGCCTCGGTGCGAAACATTCAGGAGTTCAATAGAAAGCAAAAGGATGAGGAACAACGACTGCCGTATATCGTCATTTTTGTCGACGAGCTGGCCGACATGATGATGTCTGCCACCTCATCCAAAACCGAACTGCTGATCACTCGACTGGCCCAGATGTCGCGGGCGGTCGGAATCCATTTGATTCTGGCCACCCAGCGACCGTCGGTCGATGTCATCACCGGATTGATTAAGGCCAATTTCCCGGCCCGGATCGCCTTTCAGGTATCATCCAAAGTCGACTCCCGGACAATCATCGACGCCAACGGCGCCGAGAAACTGCTGGGTCGGGGTGACATGCTGTTTTTGCAGACAGGCCAGCCGGAACCCATTCGTATCCACGGCGCCTATCTGTCAAGTGAAGAATCCGACGCCATTGTCAAGTTTATCAAGGACCAGGGGCTTGAGACTTTCACCCTGGAGAGCATGTCGCAAGCGTCCGGTGAGCCGACCCAGGCCGAGGTCGATTTCGGCGATCCGCTCTTTCGCGAGGCTTGCGAAGTGGTCGTGCGGCACAAACAGGGATCGGTCTCGCTGCTTCAGCGCCGACTCGGTATCGGCTACCAGCGGGCGGCCAGGTTGATCGACAAGCTGGAGCAGGGTGGCATCGTTTCGCCTTTCGATGGCAGCAAGGCGCGCGATGTACTTGTCGACAAGGCTTTTCTGGACGCCCTCTTCGCCCGTGCCGAACCCAGCTCAACTATAGGTTCAGGACAGAACTGAGCCAGGGGCGGGACGTATAACAACCATGAAGACTCTACGACTGCTTTGGCCTGCCTTGGGCTTCGTTGCTATAGGACATGCAGCGACTTCGGAGGCCGATCGGTTCGAAGCCGTCAAAACCCGCTTGGCCTCGGCCGAGTGTGTGCGTCTGGACTTCGTCAACGTCATTCACTCGGATATTTTTGATGTTGTCGACTCGACCTTTGGGTCTGCCTGTCTGGCTTCGGACGGGCGCTATAGAGTCAGGCTGGGAGATGATACTTACCTGTACGACGGAACTGATCTTCATAGCTACTCCAGAGAGAACAACCAGGTAGTTATCGAGGCGGTCAACGCCGACTCCGAGGCCTTCAGTGAAGTCAGGTTTTTGACTCACCTGGAAGAGTTTTTTGAGACCCAACCACAATCATCGGCGAATTCCTATCGATTGCTGCGGCGTAGGGACTCGGTGGGAGACCTGCCAGATTCCATGACAGTGATAATCCATTCGGAAAAACTACAGATAGATCGGCTGGAGTTTTTTGATATAAATGATGAGTTCAACACTATCGAGTTACTTCATCAACAGCTTGATTCCGTTTGTACCGAAGTCGATTTCATTCCCAACTTCCCGGACTCGGTCGAGACTGTGAAAATGCCCTGAGATGAAGGTTTACATTCACAAGCTTGGTTGCCCCAAAAACGACGTAGATGCCGACTATATCGCGGCCAGGCTAAACCGCGACGGTCATACGTTGACTTCGAATCCCGAAGAGGCTGAGACGATTGTAGTCAACACCTGCTGTTTCATCCTGCCCGCTCGGGAGGAGTCGATTGAAGAAGTGCTCTCGCTCTCCACGCTGAAACAGAACGGCTGTTTGAAACGTCTGTACCTGGCCGGGTGTATGGCCCAACACCACGGGGACGAGATGCTCACCGGGATGCCTGAGATTGACGGCGCTTTCGGCCTGGGCGAGTTGGATGCCATATCGGAGGCGGTCGGCAGTGCCACCAAACTGAATCACACCATAAAGACCGAATCACGCCATCTCAGCTATTTGGCCGGTGGTGAACGCATGGTCACCGACCAGTTTCCGTATGCATATCTAAAGATTTCCGATGGCTGCAATCGTGGTTGTACTTACTGCGTTATCCCGCAGATTAGGGGTTCATTCCGGAGCCGCAGTACGGATGATCTGGTGGCTGAGGCCGACCAGCTGGCCTTGCAAGGCAAGCGTGAATTGATTCTTGTTTCGCAGGAAGCTACTCTGTACGGGGCCGACCTGAAACCGCCTCAGGACCTGATCGGTCTCCTGCGCAAACTGGAGGCTATTGAAGACGTCCGTTGGATCAGGCCCATGTACTTGCATCCGGCCCAGGTTTCAGGCGAGTTGATCAAGTACATGACATCAGAGAACAAGACGCTTGAGTATTTCGATCTGCCGCTGCAACACATAAACAGCGAGCTCCTTAAGGCCATGCGACGTCAAACCGATCGCGGGCAAATCGAACGGCTGCTGGACACTATCCGGTCGGCCTCCAACCATGCGGTGATACGCGCTACTTTCATTGTCGGATTCCCTGGTGAGACCGAAGCGCAGTTTGACGAATTACTGACATGGATCGATCACCAGTGCCTCGACCGAGTAGCTGGATTTGTTTACTCGCCTGAGGAAGGCTCCGGGGCTGCCTCGCTGGCCGACCAAGTTGCTGAAGAGGAGAAAAATAGGCGGCTGGATGAGCTAATGACTCTCCAGCAGGGAATTGCCTTTGCGAAAAATACTGCTTTGATCGGAGGTGTCAAAGAGGTTATCATAGATGCCGTCATTGACGGCGGTCCGGCCGAGGCGCGCACTAGAGGCGATTGCCCCGAAGTGGACCAGAAGATATTTGTCACCGGCGCCGAACTGGCCATCGGCGATATCCGCAAGGTGCTGGTGGAGACAGCCGACGGCTACGATCTGTGTGGAACCGTGATTGAGGACTGAGACATGATTCAGGTTGAAAAAGTCGGAATCTTTCTGTCGAAATGGGTCAGTTTTCTTGCTGTTCTAATCTACCTGATCCAGTCCGGCCTGTTGATCTTTCTTATCAAGGATAAGTTCGATCTGGAGCGACAGTTGGCCTTCCAACAAAAGAGAATCTCAGAGCTGGAAGAACGTTTGCAGATTTTTAAGGCCATCGAGGATTTCCAGATCGGATTCGACAAAGAGGAGGTTGGCCGCCTCACCGATGTCGTGATTTCAGAGAGCGAACGTTATCACTACGATCCGATGTTTGTCCTGGCCATCATTCTAACCGAGTCATCCTTTCGCAGGGGACAGGTGTCGTCTGTGGGGGCGCGCGGTTTGATGCAGATGATTCCCTTTGTCGGCGCCGATGTGGCCAAACGTTCAGGTGTCAACTACGATGGTATGCATTCACTGTTCGAGCCGGAGACC encodes:
- a CDS encoding HU family DNA-binding protein is translated as MTKDEMIALMATESGINKRQAGQALQAFMSGVTGQLKKGQKVSFAGFGTFTISKRKARTGRNPQTGAAINIPATKVPVFRAGKHLKLAVKK
- a CDS encoding DNA translocase FtsK — protein: MARRKKKKSTDRRKTALGVLLLLLAALLTISLVTHERLDDLRITGQVDRHLSPFELEFRNQGGMMGAYLAYITTTLVGWLAFFLPLGLVFLSLRLLTTRIAERYELNSFLLFVISLLGSMIYNIHLVIERSLMIPDDTIGGYMAERLTQLFVRLVGPMGSYVMLGGFGLILLVLYTSITPLLAVHLSLPGSTLLKRVYGAIRGPVATVLSFGWLTKLLPHGADQPDEYDKPEAHHEESRSRDAVHVDHEQSSDQLPVESPVEANEKPAKASRGTGATKPPEQVQLKSVEYNYPSVDLLNVNPQTSAAVNDDELQMTARMLKDTLETFGVGIEGTIERFPGPVITRYEFKPAAGVKVNQIVNLSDDLALALKAQRIRIIAPIPGKAAVGVEIPNRSPQMVYLREVLASPNFSDADNILPVALGKSTSGKPYVADLTKMPHLLIAGATGAGKSVCMNVLITSLLYRLHPHQVRFVLIDPKMLELSVYSGIPHLGRPVVTKPKRAEKVLTDAVTEMEKRYRKLAEASVRNIQEFNRKQKDEEQRLPYIVIFVDELADMMMSATSSKTELLITRLAQMSRAVGIHLILATQRPSVDVITGLIKANFPARIAFQVSSKVDSRTIIDANGAEKLLGRGDMLFLQTGQPEPIRIHGAYLSSEESDAIVKFIKDQGLETFTLESMSQASGEPTQAEVDFGDPLFREACEVVVRHKQGSVSLLQRRLGIGYQRAARLIDKLEQGGIVSPFDGSKARDVLVDKAFLDALFARAEPSSTIGSGQN
- a CDS encoding outer membrane lipoprotein carrier protein LolA; the encoded protein is MKTLRLLWPALGFVAIGHAATSEADRFEAVKTRLASAECVRLDFVNVIHSDIFDVVDSTFGSACLASDGRYRVRLGDDTYLYDGTDLHSYSRENNQVVIEAVNADSEAFSEVRFLTHLEEFFETQPQSSANSYRLLRRRDSVGDLPDSMTVIIHSEKLQIDRLEFFDINDEFNTIELLHQQLDSVCTEVDFIPNFPDSVETVKMP
- the rimO gene encoding 30S ribosomal protein S12 methylthiotransferase RimO, with protein sequence MKVYIHKLGCPKNDVDADYIAARLNRDGHTLTSNPEEAETIVVNTCCFILPAREESIEEVLSLSTLKQNGCLKRLYLAGCMAQHHGDEMLTGMPEIDGAFGLGELDAISEAVGSATKLNHTIKTESRHLSYLAGGERMVTDQFPYAYLKISDGCNRGCTYCVIPQIRGSFRSRSTDDLVAEADQLALQGKRELILVSQEATLYGADLKPPQDLIGLLRKLEAIEDVRWIRPMYLHPAQVSGELIKYMTSENKTLEYFDLPLQHINSELLKAMRRQTDRGQIERLLDTIRSASNHAVIRATFIVGFPGETEAQFDELLTWIDHQCLDRVAGFVYSPEEGSGAASLADQVAEEEKNRRLDELMTLQQGIAFAKNTALIGGVKEVIIDAVIDGGPAEARTRGDCPEVDQKIFVTGAELAIGDIRKVLVETADGYDLCGTVIED
- a CDS encoding transglycosylase SLT domain-containing protein; translation: MIQVEKVGIFLSKWVSFLAVLIYLIQSGLLIFLIKDKFDLERQLAFQQKRISELEERLQIFKAIEDFQIGFDKEEVGRLTDVVISESERYHYDPMFVLAIILTESSFRRGQVSSVGARGLMQMIPFVGADVAKRSGVNYDGMHSLFEPETNIKLGTLHLFEQILKFGDVEQGITAYNVGETRLRGLIRQNHEMPKRYLKKVMEKYKMLKETYAV